In Mixophyes fleayi isolate aMixFle1 chromosome 11, aMixFle1.hap1, whole genome shotgun sequence, one DNA window encodes the following:
- the LOC142107735 gene encoding uncharacterized protein LOC142107735 isoform X1: MMSGQSPFRCRHSIEMSLTIADTAESYWEEKSNGQLDTTPESLADNSDTRLAREDSPPPPCPDCGRTFQTLRARNLHQRNHAVDLSYTCKDCDVARAGAMEGSEKPYACSDCGRRFCWLLALHSHHQQHTGKRSYQCSQCNKQLASQPAFRRHQQAHRKDRVCVWCGKAFNCSTKLSRHIRIHTGERPYQCPECPQAFTQLETLRVHQWVHEDPKPYQCQDCGRRFRTQRTFDKHRSLHVSRKPQACPMCGKTFFFSSRYKRHLRIHTGERPFQCQQCGKRFNQRSNYQRHGAIHAGKRPFPCSLCEKSFSQASNYRRHLRTHRKERDRWEDKGDFKCIECGVRFAQEGGLHAHYIQHARGEL, encoded by the exons AGCCCCTTCCGGTGCCGTCACTCCATAGAGATGTCACTTACCATAGCGGACACAGCAGAATCTTACTGGGAGGAGAAATCAAATGGGCAGCTTGACACCACCCCAG AATCGTTGGCGGACAATTCGGACACCCGCTTGGCACGTGAGGACTCCCCACCGCCGCCGTGCCCTGACTGTGGACGGACTTTTCAAACGCTTCGTGCGCGCAACCTGCACCAGCGCAATCACGCCGTTGATCTCTCGTATACCTGCAAGGACTGCGACGTGGCTCGGGCCGGAGCCATGGAGGGGAGCGAGAAGCCTTACGCCTGCTCTGACTGCGGACGTCGCTTCTGCTGGCTGCTGGCCTTACACAGTCATCACCAGCAACACACGGGCAAGCGGAGCTACCAATGCTCGCAGTGCAACAAGCAACTGGCCAGCCAGCCGGCTTTCCGTAGACATCAGCAGGCTCATCGCAAAGATAGGGTTTGTGTCTGGTGTGGGAAAGCGTTCAACTGTTCCACCAAACTGTCCCGGCACATACGCATCCACACCGGGGAAAGACCATACCAATGCCCAGAGTGCCCACAAGCATTCACGCAACTAGAAACCCTTCGTGTCCATCAGTGGGTACACGAGGATCCCAAACCGTATCAGTGTCAGGATTGTGGCCGGCGGTTTCGGACCCAGCGGACCTTCGATAAGCACCGGAGCTTGCATGTTTCACGGAAGCCTCAGGCCTGTCCCATGTGTGGCAAGACTTTCTTTTTCTCCTCCCGATATAAGCGTCATCTACGCATCCACACAGGTGAGAGGCCCTTCCAGTGCCAACAGTGCGGCAAGAGATTCAACCAGCGGTCTAATTACCAGCGGCACGGGGCTATCCATGCTGGCAAGAGACCTTTCCCCTGTAGCCTTTGTGAAAAAAGTTTCAGCCAAGCTTCCAACTACCGGCGGCATCTGCGGACTCACCGGAAGGAGCGGGATAGGTGGGAGGACAAGGGAGACTTCAAGTGCATTGAGTGTGGCGTTCGCTTCGCGCAGGAAGGTGGTCTCCATGCGCACTATATACAGCATGCCAGGGGGGAGCTATAA
- the LOC142107735 gene encoding uncharacterized protein LOC142107735 isoform X2, giving the protein MSLTIADTAESYWEEKSNGQLDTTPESLADNSDTRLAREDSPPPPCPDCGRTFQTLRARNLHQRNHAVDLSYTCKDCDVARAGAMEGSEKPYACSDCGRRFCWLLALHSHHQQHTGKRSYQCSQCNKQLASQPAFRRHQQAHRKDRVCVWCGKAFNCSTKLSRHIRIHTGERPYQCPECPQAFTQLETLRVHQWVHEDPKPYQCQDCGRRFRTQRTFDKHRSLHVSRKPQACPMCGKTFFFSSRYKRHLRIHTGERPFQCQQCGKRFNQRSNYQRHGAIHAGKRPFPCSLCEKSFSQASNYRRHLRTHRKERDRWEDKGDFKCIECGVRFAQEGGLHAHYIQHARGEL; this is encoded by the exons ATGTCACTTACCATAGCGGACACAGCAGAATCTTACTGGGAGGAGAAATCAAATGGGCAGCTTGACACCACCCCAG AATCGTTGGCGGACAATTCGGACACCCGCTTGGCACGTGAGGACTCCCCACCGCCGCCGTGCCCTGACTGTGGACGGACTTTTCAAACGCTTCGTGCGCGCAACCTGCACCAGCGCAATCACGCCGTTGATCTCTCGTATACCTGCAAGGACTGCGACGTGGCTCGGGCCGGAGCCATGGAGGGGAGCGAGAAGCCTTACGCCTGCTCTGACTGCGGACGTCGCTTCTGCTGGCTGCTGGCCTTACACAGTCATCACCAGCAACACACGGGCAAGCGGAGCTACCAATGCTCGCAGTGCAACAAGCAACTGGCCAGCCAGCCGGCTTTCCGTAGACATCAGCAGGCTCATCGCAAAGATAGGGTTTGTGTCTGGTGTGGGAAAGCGTTCAACTGTTCCACCAAACTGTCCCGGCACATACGCATCCACACCGGGGAAAGACCATACCAATGCCCAGAGTGCCCACAAGCATTCACGCAACTAGAAACCCTTCGTGTCCATCAGTGGGTACACGAGGATCCCAAACCGTATCAGTGTCAGGATTGTGGCCGGCGGTTTCGGACCCAGCGGACCTTCGATAAGCACCGGAGCTTGCATGTTTCACGGAAGCCTCAGGCCTGTCCCATGTGTGGCAAGACTTTCTTTTTCTCCTCCCGATATAAGCGTCATCTACGCATCCACACAGGTGAGAGGCCCTTCCAGTGCCAACAGTGCGGCAAGAGATTCAACCAGCGGTCTAATTACCAGCGGCACGGGGCTATCCATGCTGGCAAGAGACCTTTCCCCTGTAGCCTTTGTGAAAAAAGTTTCAGCCAAGCTTCCAACTACCGGCGGCATCTGCGGACTCACCGGAAGGAGCGGGATAGGTGGGAGGACAAGGGAGACTTCAAGTGCATTGAGTGTGGCGTTCGCTTCGCGCAGGAAGGTGGTCTCCATGCGCACTATATACAGCATGCCAGGGGGGAGCTATAA